A section of the Triticum dicoccoides isolate Atlit2015 ecotype Zavitan chromosome 7A, WEW_v2.0, whole genome shotgun sequence genome encodes:
- the LOC119332931 gene encoding cell number regulator 13-like, whose product MMLWNGMSQVANIAQLAGVDAYGLITMIVEAAKTVRRNRETCQLLARLVKMIGDLLQQLESTQLMQHTETRNPVEQLEETLRHTYMLIRSCQDGSYLYSCFMSGKQADQLHPVQNEIAFYLQLIPLVGFVDTTRTWALLLHRAHPLGTDSSHFSGSEWYGSYAHDFARADLVTYEHFQIKYNLKELSSQDHAASELKRC is encoded by the coding sequence ATGATGCTCTGGAATGGCATGAGTCAGGTGGCTAACATAGCGCAGCTTGCCGGGGTGGACGCGTATGGGCTCATCACGATGATCGTGGAAGCTGCAAAGACAGTCAGAAGGAACCGGGAAACCTGCCAGCTGCTGGCGCGGCTTGTGAAGATGATTGGAGACCTTCTCCAGCAGCTCGAGAGCACGCAGCTGATGCAGCATACGGAGACGAGGAACCCAGTTGAGCAGCTGGAGGAGACGCTCCGGCATACGTACATGCTCATCAGATCCTGTCAGGACGGCAGCTACCTGTACAGCTGCTTTATGAGTGGGAAGCAAGCTGACCAGCTCCATCCGGTGCAGAATGAGATCGCCTTCTACCTCCAGCTTATCCCACTCGTTGGCTTTGTCGATACCACTCGGACCTGGGCATTGCTTCTGCATAGAGCTCACCCTCTCGGTACAGATTCTTCTCACTTTTCTGGAAGTGAATGGTACGGCTCTTATGCGCATGACTTTGCCCGCGCAGATTTAGTTACTTATGAACACTTTCAAATTAAATATAATCTTAAAGAACTCAGTTCTCAAGATCATGCTGCATCTGAACTCAAGAGATGCTAA